The window GGCGTCGGCGGGCTCGTGGCGGCGAGCGGGGCCGCGCAGCTCGGCGCACGCGTGGCGCTCGTCGAAAAAGAAGCCCTCGGCGGCGACTGCCTCCACTGGGGATGCGTCCCCACCAAGACACTCGTCCACTCGGCCAGGGTGGCGCACATGGTAAGGAACGCCGAAGAGTTCGGCGTGGAGGCCGGCGAGACAAGAGTAGACTTCGCGAAGGTCATGGACGCCATGCGCTCCGTGCAGGCGAAGCTCGGAGAGCACGACGACCCGGAACGCTTCAAAAAGATGGGCGTGGAGGTAATCTCGGGCAGCGGCCGCTTCACCGGCTCCCACACCTTCGAGGTGGACGGGAGGAAGGTCGAAGGCCGAAAGTTCCTCATCGCCACGGGCTCTAGCCCGGTCGTGCTCCCCATACCGGGGCTTAAGGAGGCAGGCGCCCTTACCAACGTAACCGCGCTCCAGCTCAAAACTCTCCCCGGCTCCATAACCATCCTCGGCGCGGGCCCCATCGGTATAGAGTTCGCCCAAATCTTCGCGCGCCTCGGGTCACGGGTAATCATCGTCGAGAAGATGGGCCAAATCCTCCCTCGCGAGGAAAAAGAGCTCGCCGACACGCTCGAAGGAACACTCCAGAGGGAGGGGATAGACATTCAGACCTGCACCGAGGTGAAGGAGGTCCGGGTCGAGGACGGAAAGAAGGTCATGGACGCCGCCTGCCCCACCGGAGACAAGCTCTTCAAGACAGACGAGGTGATGATGGCCATCGGCCGCTCCCCGAACGTCGGAGGGCTTGACCTGGAAGCCGCGGGCGTCAGGTACGACAGCCGTAAAGGCATCGAGATAGACGCCTACCTCCGGACGAGCGTTCCTGACATTTACGCCTGCGGCGACGTGGCCGGGCCCTACGCCTTCACGCACGTGGCCGAGTACCAGGCCGGACTTGTCATAACAAACGCCCTCTTCCCGCTCGTAAACCGGAAGGCCGACTACCGTGTGGTCCCCTGGGTCACCTACTCCGACCCGGAGCTCGCGCACGTCGGGCTCACAGAGGACGAGGCCAGAGGAAAACACGGCAACGTCAAGGTATACCGCTTCGAGTTCAAGGACGTGGACAGGGCGGTCATAGAAGGAAAAGGAGAGGGATTAATAAAGCTCGTCTGCGACAAAAAACAAAAACTCCTCGGGGCGCACGTACTCGGCCCGGGCGCCGGGGAGCTCATACACGAGTACGCGCTCGCCATGCAGCACAACATCCCCATAACCGGCATATCCAGGACCATCCACGTCTACCCCACGTTCTCGCAGGCGGTAAAGAGGGCGTGCGACCAGTACTACAAAGAAAAACTCTTTACCGGCTGGTTCCCGAAGCTCGCCGGTTGGCTCATCAGGAGGGGAAGGTAGCATGAGCAGGGGCGGGGTAAAGTTCCTGATACTGATCGCAATCGTCGCCTCCCTCTTCCTCGGGGTAAAGTTCTTCGGCCTGGAGGAGTATCTGGATCAGGAGAGGCTCCGCGCCTGGATAGACGGTTTCGGCGCGTGGGGGCCGGTGGTCTATGTGGCCTTCTACTGCGTGGCGCCCGCCCTGATGATGCCGGGCCTCCCCTTGACCGTGCTCGGCGGGGTACTGTTCGGCCCGGTGTGGGGCGTGGTCTATGTAACAATCGGCGCGAACATAGGCGCCACCGTCGCCTTCCTCATATCAAGGTACATGGGAAGGGAATGGGTCGAAGGCAGGATGGAAAAAAGCTCCCGGTGGCAGGAGCTCGACCGGGACGTGGAAAAAAAAGGCTGGAAGATAGTGGCCTTCACACGCTTGATCCCGCTCTTCCCCTTTAACTTCCTCAACTACGCCTTCGGGCTTACCTCGATAAGGCTCAGCCACTACGTGCTCGCCTCCCTCGTCTTTATGCTTCCGGGGATTACGGCCTACGTGGTGTTTTCAAGCTCGTTCCTGGACCTCCTTAAGGGCAAGGTCTCGAAGGAGTTCCTAATAGGCGTAACGCTCGTGGTAATCGTCTCGCTCATACCCATACTCTATAAGAGATTCAAGGGGGGCAAAGGGGGGGGGTAGCGCAAGGTCAACTCCATCCGAGGCTCAATACACCATTGGTATCTCGTACCAATGACGGTAGTCCAGAAGTTGAAACCCCGTCACGGGGTCTTGACATCCCGGAAAAACGTGCTTAACTTGATTTATAACCGTTAACAGAGGAGGTGCGTTGTGATGAGAAGCAGACTTATCGCGGTAGCCGTAGCCCTTACGGTGGGACTCTTTATGCTCTCGTCAGTCGACACGGCCGACGCGATGATGCACGGGAAGAAGGCCGCGGCCGAGGACTGTCCGCTGGCGGGGACGCCGGACTGCCCGAAGAAAGGAATGATGGACAAGAAGGGGACCGGCGGCATGCACACCATGAGCAAAGGGGGTATGAGGGGCATGGGCGGCATGGACTGTCCGCTGCTCGGGCTCGGAAAAGGGCTCGGGGCCGGGATCGGCAAGGGGGTGGAGATCGAAGTTACGGAGGTCGACGACGGCGTTACGATCACGCTGCGCTCCGACGACAAGAACACGGCCAGGAGACTCCAGCTCACCGCCGAGATGATGAAGCTCATGCGGGAGATGATGGAGCTCAGGCACGAAGAGTACAAGGATCTCAGGGGCCAATGAGGGCGGGTGCACGGAATAAGAGACAGTGCCGGGACCGATAACCCCCAATGGTCGTCATGGAATTAAACACCATCATGGTGCGCGGTTACTATTGACAACGGCCCCATTTGTACTATAGTTGTAGTATATGGAGTTTAAAACGACCATGCGCTTCTATTCCGTCATAGCGTCACTCATAGTCCTTATCTTCCTCGCCGCCGGTCCGACCGGCGCCATGGGAAAGAAGTCCCCTGGAGACATAAAAGGCGATGCGGGCGAGATAAAGATAAGGAAGCTCGTGATCCCCGGCGGGTTTGCCGCCGGCGACCTGCCAGAGCCGGAAAGCCGCGGGGCAAAGCTCTTCGGCAGGTACTGCAGCCAGTGCCATAACCTCCCCACCCCGAAGATGCACTCGACCGACGAGTGGCCCGTGATGTTCGAGAGGATGCTGGGCCATTTGCGCATTATGGGCGGCAGGATGCCGGGGGTAAAGGTCCCGGTGGGCGAGGAAAGGGATGCAATAGTGTCCTACCTCAAAAGGCACGGCCTCAAGGCCCTTTCCGAGGACGACCCGGCGCTCAAGTCAGAAGGCGCGTTCCAACTCCTGTGGTTCTGCTCGATCTGCCACTCGCCGCCCGACCCGGCACAGCATACCTCCGAAGAGTGGCGTGGCGTGGTCGAGAGGATGGAAGGGTACAGGCGGCTCCAGGGGAGGCAGGATTTGACGGCCTCGGAAAAGGAAGCCCTCATCAAGTTCCTATCGCGAGACCCGCTTAAACCGTAACCGCTTAAATGGACAAGAAAACCAAAGGAGGACGTACATGATGAAAAAGTTTATCGTTTTTATGGCGGCAGTGTCCATGTTGGCCCTGTCGCTCCCGGCGCTGGCCGAGGTGCATCTCTCGGTGGCCGAGTCGGCGATAGCCACCTCTGTCGAGGACCGCGCGCCCGTTGGCGCAGCGGAAAGTTTTTCCGTTGAGGTCGGAACGCTCTATTGCTTCTCGAAGATA is drawn from Thermodesulfobacteriota bacterium and contains these coding sequences:
- a CDS encoding TVP38/TMEM64 family protein, whose product is MSRGGVKFLILIAIVASLFLGVKFFGLEEYLDQERLRAWIDGFGAWGPVVYVAFYCVAPALMMPGLPLTVLGGVLFGPVWGVVYVTIGANIGATVAFLISRYMGREWVEGRMEKSSRWQELDRDVEKKGWKIVAFTRLIPLFPFNFLNYAFGLTSIRLSHYVLASLVFMLPGITAYVVFSSSFLDLLKGKVSKEFLIGVTLVVIVSLIPILYKRFKGGKGGG
- a CDS encoding mercuric reductase, translated to GVGGLVAASGAAQLGARVALVEKEALGGDCLHWGCVPTKTLVHSARVAHMVRNAEEFGVEAGETRVDFAKVMDAMRSVQAKLGEHDDPERFKKMGVEVISGSGRFTGSHTFEVDGRKVEGRKFLIATGSSPVVLPIPGLKEAGALTNVTALQLKTLPGSITILGAGPIGIEFAQIFARLGSRVIIVEKMGQILPREEKELADTLEGTLQREGIDIQTCTEVKEVRVEDGKKVMDAACPTGDKLFKTDEVMMAIGRSPNVGGLDLEAAGVRYDSRKGIEIDAYLRTSVPDIYACGDVAGPYAFTHVAEYQAGLVITNALFPLVNRKADYRVVPWVTYSDPELAHVGLTEDEARGKHGNVKVYRFEFKDVDRAVIEGKGEGLIKLVCDKKQKLLGAHVLGPGAGELIHEYALAMQHNIPITGISRTIHVYPTFSQAVKRACDQYYKEKLFTGWFPKLAGWLIRRGR
- a CDS encoding c-type cytochrome yields the protein MEFKTTMRFYSVIASLIVLIFLAAGPTGAMGKKSPGDIKGDAGEIKIRKLVIPGGFAAGDLPEPESRGAKLFGRYCSQCHNLPTPKMHSTDEWPVMFERMLGHLRIMGGRMPGVKVPVGEERDAIVSYLKRHGLKALSEDDPALKSEGAFQLLWFCSICHSPPDPAQHTSEEWRGVVERMEGYRRLQGRQDLTASEKEALIKFLSRDPLKP